Proteins encoded within one genomic window of Bombina bombina isolate aBomBom1 chromosome 1, aBomBom1.pri, whole genome shotgun sequence:
- the LOC128638536 gene encoding gamma-crystallin 1-like: protein MGKIIFYEDRNFQGRSYECTSDCSDLKSYFNRCNSIRVENGNWILYEHPNYSGYQYFLRSGEYPDFQQWMGFNDSIRSCRLTPQHRGPFRIRIYEREDFKGQMMEFTEDCPHVYEQFRYHDIHSCNVFDGHWMFFEEPNYKGRQYYLRPGEYRRYSDWGATNSRIGSFKRIQHFY, encoded by the exons ATGGGGAAG ATTATCTTCTATGAAGATCGTAATTTCCAGGGACGCTCCTATGAGTGCACCTCTGACTGCTCTGACTTGAAGTCATATTTCAATCGCTGCAATTCCATCCGAGTAGAAAATGGAAACTGGATTCTTTATGAACACCCAAATTATAGTGGATACCAGTATTTCCTAAGAAGTGGGGAGTATCCTGATTTCCAGCAGTGGATGGGTTTCAATGACTCAATAAGATCTTGTCGATTAACTCCACAA CACCGTGGTCCATTCAGAATTAGGATCTATGAGAGGGAAGATTTCAAAGGTCAGATGATGGAGTTCACTGAAGATTGTCCTCATGTCTATGAGCAATTCCGTTACCATGACATCCACTCCTGCAATGTTTTTGATGGTCACTGGATGTTTTTCGAGGAACCCAACTACAAGGGGCGCCAATACTACCTGAGACCTGGGGAGTACAGGAGATACAGTGACTGGGGAGCCACAAACTCCAGAATTGGCTCCTTCAAACGTATTCAACATTTCTATTAA